A genomic segment from Kyrpidia tusciae DSM 2912 encodes:
- a CDS encoding carbon-nitrogen family hydrolase yields MRVALCQMEVAQGDRAGNRARAETMVRESAGNRADVVVLPEMWTCGYDFAHLSEHTEEIDGETATLLGQWAREHGIWLIGGSFPIQFADGVSNTALTFAPDGTLVNLYRKIHLIGLMDEDRHLAPGESRATFAMGKPGTPPATRAGVMICYDLRFPELARAHVLEGAEILFLPAEWPVQRADHWRTLIVARAIENQAYVIGVNIVGRNDRDRFAGGSLAMDPWGRVVAEAGAKPGILYADLDFQLVADVRRRMPVLRDRRPKAYRL; encoded by the coding sequence GTGCGAGTGGCGCTCTGTCAGATGGAAGTGGCCCAGGGCGACCGCGCCGGAAACCGGGCCCGGGCCGAAACGATGGTCCGGGAGTCGGCGGGAAACCGGGCCGATGTCGTCGTCCTGCCAGAAATGTGGACGTGTGGATATGATTTTGCCCACCTTTCCGAACATACCGAGGAGATCGACGGTGAAACGGCGACCTTGCTCGGTCAGTGGGCGAGGGAACACGGAATTTGGCTCATCGGCGGATCGTTTCCTATTCAATTTGCCGACGGGGTGTCGAATACGGCGCTTACCTTTGCGCCGGACGGAACCCTCGTCAACTTGTACCGCAAAATCCACCTGATCGGGCTGATGGACGAGGACCGCCACCTGGCCCCCGGGGAGAGCCGGGCCACCTTCGCCATGGGGAAACCGGGAACGCCGCCTGCGACCCGGGCGGGGGTGATGATTTGCTACGACCTGCGCTTTCCGGAGTTGGCCCGGGCCCACGTGCTGGAGGGCGCCGAGATCCTGTTCCTTCCCGCCGAGTGGCCGGTGCAGCGGGCCGACCACTGGCGCACCCTCATCGTCGCCCGGGCCATCGAGAATCAGGCGTACGTGATCGGGGTCAATATCGTCGGGCGCAATGACCGCGACCGGTTTGCCGGCGGGTCCCTGGCGATGGATCCCTGGGGCCGGGTGGTGGCCGAGGCGGGGGCAAAACCGGGGATCCTCTATGCCGACCTCGATTTCCAGCTCGTCGCGGACGTGCGCCGGCGGATGCCGGTGCTGAGGGACCGGCGCCCGAAAGCCTACCGGCTCTAA
- the csaB gene encoding polysaccharide pyruvyl transferase CsaB, translating to MIVATILIAGYYGFHNAGDDAVLHGIITSLRRYDPTVHCRVLSNQPRHTRALFQIPAYDRWNPWTIIRQLKKADMLVMGGGGLLQDVTSPRSILYYLGVVQMAKWLDKPVVFYAQGFGPVRRPLSKWLIRRTLNDIDLITVRDEGSRDDFLRTGVTRPPLLVTADPAMAIDTSRVDEDLGRAILQRHRVPATQVAIVSVREWPAAKVPYKMLFARGLKRLIDRGWHVVFLPMQHPKDLRPSREIARHLGPAATVIETPLSVFDILNVIKASHMVVGMRLHSLILAALLAVPAVAFSYDQKIERFSGRVGIPCAGSTHAADEETFIHTLLSCSEHLDEARAAMIPGTKQMQQLALETARRTIDILHRRLGE from the coding sequence ATGATTGTGGCGACCATTTTGATTGCCGGGTACTACGGGTTTCATAATGCCGGTGATGACGCCGTCCTTCACGGCATCATCACGTCCCTGCGCCGCTATGACCCGACGGTGCACTGCCGGGTGCTCTCCAACCAGCCTCGCCACACCCGGGCGCTGTTTCAGATTCCCGCCTATGACCGGTGGAACCCGTGGACGATTATCCGGCAACTCAAAAAGGCCGACATGTTGGTGATGGGCGGGGGCGGCCTGCTCCAGGACGTGACCAGCCCCCGCAGCATCCTCTATTATCTCGGCGTGGTCCAGATGGCCAAATGGCTGGATAAACCGGTGGTGTTTTATGCCCAGGGGTTCGGTCCGGTGCGCCGCCCGCTTTCAAAATGGCTCATCCGGCGCACGCTGAACGACATTGATCTCATCACCGTTCGGGATGAAGGATCCAGGGACGATTTCTTGCGCACCGGTGTCACCCGGCCGCCGCTTCTGGTCACCGCCGACCCGGCCATGGCCATCGACACCAGCCGGGTGGACGAGGATCTTGGGCGGGCAATCCTCCAACGCCACCGAGTCCCCGCAACCCAAGTGGCCATCGTGTCCGTCCGGGAATGGCCCGCCGCCAAGGTCCCGTATAAGATGCTTTTTGCCCGCGGATTGAAGCGCCTCATTGATCGGGGATGGCACGTGGTATTTCTCCCGATGCAGCACCCCAAGGACCTCCGGCCTTCAAGAGAAATAGCCCGGCACTTGGGCCCAGCCGCCACGGTCATCGAAACGCCCCTCAGCGTGTTCGATATCCTCAACGTCATCAAAGCCTCGCATATGGTGGTGGGCATGCGCCTTCACTCCTTGATCCTGGCGGCGCTGCTCGCCGTTCCCGCCGTGGCCTTTTCGTATGATCAGAAGATCGAACGGTTCTCCGGCCGGGTGGGCATTCCCTGCGCCGGTTCCACCCATGCGGCGGACGAAGAGACGTTTATCCACACCCTGCTCTCCTGCAGCGAACACCTGGACGAAGCCCGGGCGGCCATGATACCGGGGACCAAACAGATGCAGCAACTGGCGTTGGAAACCGCCCGGAGGACCATCGACATTTTGCACCGGCGGCTGGGGGAATGA
- a CDS encoding arsenic transporter, translating to MLDMTVVFILMIFFLTVLFIMWRPYGINEAIPTTVGAACIFLLGVVPLTDIYRILGIVNGASITILSTIVMSIVLQSIGFFRWVALNLVERARGSGILLYWYVNLLCFLMTMFFNNDGSILITTPIIMQMMTLLHLKREQKMPYLLSGALVATAASAPIGVSNLANLIALNIVGLDLNTYAAMMFVPSMIGIAVISLLLYLYFRKEIPNKISIAPEPPLPPPPPRKAKHHHPVRHPDPPHQLRLRTGEPVDWWMFRICIAIVIFVRAGFFLFSGLGIPIEWIAVVGAWLLIAVRWYRNKMGALDIIKKTPWHILVFAFTMYVIVYGLHNSGLTMIIVEHLRGLVTTNHLSASLVMGAFLTLLSNMCNNLPSVMVGTLALKQMGLDTHTLQIAYLASIIGSDVGALITPMGTLATLIWMFILRKNGVGVSWSEYLKISSISIPTGLIISLLSLYGWTEWLFFRAN from the coding sequence ATGCTTGACATGACGGTAGTCTTCATCCTCATGATATTCTTTCTGACAGTCCTGTTCATCATGTGGAGGCCCTATGGGATCAATGAGGCAATCCCGACAACGGTTGGAGCGGCGTGCATCTTTCTACTGGGTGTGGTTCCGCTCACAGACATCTACCGGATATTGGGAATTGTCAACGGAGCTTCGATCACCATCCTCTCCACGATTGTGATGTCGATTGTCCTGCAAAGCATTGGTTTTTTTCGCTGGGTGGCTCTCAACCTGGTCGAGAGGGCGAGGGGTTCGGGAATTCTGCTGTACTGGTATGTCAATCTTCTCTGTTTCCTGATGACCATGTTCTTTAACAACGACGGCAGTATTCTGATTACCACGCCCATCATCATGCAAATGATGACCCTTCTGCACCTCAAACGAGAGCAGAAGATGCCCTATCTGTTGTCTGGTGCACTGGTTGCCACCGCCGCCAGTGCACCGATTGGCGTCAGCAATCTGGCCAATCTGATCGCGTTAAACATTGTGGGTTTGGATTTGAACACCTATGCCGCCATGATGTTCGTGCCCTCCATGATCGGCATCGCCGTGATCTCGCTGCTGCTTTACCTGTATTTCAGAAAAGAGATTCCAAACAAAATCTCAATTGCTCCCGAACCCCCCCTGCCCCCGCCGCCCCCTCGAAAAGCGAAACACCATCATCCCGTCCGGCATCCGGATCCTCCACATCAGCTCAGGCTGCGGACCGGTGAACCGGTCGACTGGTGGATGTTCCGAATCTGCATCGCGATTGTCATCTTCGTCAGAGCGGGATTCTTTCTTTTTTCGGGTTTGGGGATTCCCATTGAATGGATTGCCGTTGTCGGAGCATGGCTCCTGATCGCCGTCAGATGGTATCGCAACAAGATGGGAGCTTTGGACATCATTAAGAAAACCCCGTGGCACATTCTGGTGTTTGCCTTCACGATGTACGTCATCGTGTACGGCCTCCACAATTCCGGCTTGACGATGATCATCGTGGAGCATTTGCGCGGCCTGGTGACCACGAATCACTTATCTGCCAGTCTGGTCATGGGAGCTTTTTTGACTTTATTGTCAAATATGTGCAATAATTTGCCCTCCGTCATGGTTGGGACGTTGGCTCTGAAACAAATGGGCTTGGACACCCATACCCTCCAGATCGCGTACCTGGCCAGCATCATCGGGAGCGACGTCGGGGCGCTGATCACGCCGATGGGAACGCTGGCAACCTTAATCTGGATGTTCATTTTGAGGAAAAACGGCGTTGGGGTGTCGTGGAGTGAATATCTGAAAATTTCCTCAATATCTATACCCACCGGACTAATCATCAGTTTGTTGAGTCTTTATGGATGGACCGAGTGGCTTTTCTTTCGAGCAAACTGA
- a CDS encoding GspE/PulE family protein, with product MTRKRLGDLLLEAGLITVEQLERALKDQKITGRRLGEILTQSGVLSEDQLIEVMEFQLGIPHVDLDRFRADPAAVELVPEALARRYKVIPLKRSGNRLTLAMVDPLDYFAIDDIRMTTGLHVDPVIATHDDVDRALEQYYGLKQSVTEVLKEVRPEQVDEEQVRAEDAPIVRLVNQLIEQAADGRASDIHFDPQQQAVAVRFRIDGVLHTQMRLPKHLQPVLTARVKIMANLNIAEHRLPQDGRIQLKVRGRPVDVRVATLPTIFGEKIVLRLLDVRNAVTRIEDLGFSERNHAAFLSMIGAPHGIVLVTGPTGSGKTSTLYAALHHLNAESQNIITVEDPVEYQIDGVNQVQVNQAVGLTFAVGLRSILREDPNIIMVGEIRDEETAEIAVRAALTGHLVLSTLHTNDAPGSITRLMDMGVEPYLIASTLRGVVAQRLVRRVCADCREAYRPAADEAELLADWGWAAKTLWRGRGCTACHRTGYRGRMAVHELLPVNEEIRALIAERRPAAEYRRVVEEMGYLPLVQDGLQKAVQGMTTVREVLNVIVDEG from the coding sequence GTGACGCGAAAACGACTTGGGGACCTGCTCCTCGAAGCCGGCCTGATCACCGTCGAGCAACTCGAACGAGCCCTCAAGGATCAGAAAATCACCGGCCGGCGGCTGGGCGAAATCCTCACCCAGAGCGGGGTGCTGAGTGAAGATCAGCTGATTGAAGTGATGGAGTTTCAGCTCGGGATCCCCCACGTGGATCTCGATCGGTTTCGGGCGGATCCGGCGGCGGTGGAATTGGTGCCCGAAGCCTTGGCCCGGCGGTACAAGGTCATTCCGTTGAAACGGTCCGGGAACCGCCTGACCTTGGCCATGGTGGATCCGTTGGACTATTTTGCCATTGACGACATTCGGATGACGACGGGATTACACGTGGATCCGGTGATCGCCACCCATGATGACGTGGACCGGGCCCTTGAGCAGTATTACGGCTTGAAACAGTCGGTGACGGAGGTCCTGAAGGAGGTCCGGCCGGAGCAGGTCGACGAGGAGCAGGTCCGGGCCGAGGACGCCCCGATTGTGCGGCTGGTCAATCAGTTGATCGAACAGGCGGCGGACGGGCGGGCGAGCGACATTCATTTTGACCCGCAACAACAGGCGGTGGCGGTGCGGTTCCGCATCGACGGGGTCCTGCACACCCAGATGCGGCTGCCGAAGCACCTGCAGCCGGTCCTCACCGCCCGGGTGAAGATCATGGCGAACCTCAACATCGCGGAGCACCGCCTGCCCCAGGACGGACGGATCCAGCTGAAGGTGCGGGGGCGGCCCGTGGACGTCCGGGTGGCGACGTTGCCGACAATTTTTGGCGAGAAGATTGTCCTCCGGCTGCTGGATGTGCGCAACGCGGTGACCCGGATTGAGGATCTGGGATTCTCTGAGCGGAATCATGCGGCGTTCCTTTCGATGATCGGCGCCCCCCACGGGATCGTGTTGGTCACCGGGCCCACCGGGAGCGGCAAGACGTCGACTTTGTACGCCGCCCTTCATCATCTCAATGCGGAGTCCCAGAATATCATCACCGTGGAGGATCCGGTGGAGTATCAGATCGACGGCGTGAACCAGGTGCAGGTGAACCAGGCGGTGGGGCTGACCTTCGCCGTGGGGCTGCGCTCGATTCTGCGGGAGGATCCGAACATTATCATGGTCGGGGAGATCCGGGACGAGGAGACGGCGGAGATCGCGGTGCGGGCGGCGCTGACCGGCCATCTGGTGCTCTCGACGCTGCATACCAACGACGCCCCGGGAAGCATCACCCGGCTGATGGACATGGGGGTGGAGCCCTATCTGATCGCGTCGACGCTGCGGGGGGTGGTGGCCCAGCGTCTGGTGCGGCGGGTGTGTGCGGATTGTCGAGAGGCGTATCGGCCGGCGGCGGATGAGGCGGAGCTTCTGGCGGACTGGGGGTGGGCGGCGAAGACGCTGTGGCGGGGGCGCGGATGTACGGCGTGCCACCGGACCGGTTATCGCGGGCGGATGGCGGTGCACGAGCTGTTGCCGGTGAACGAGGAGATCCGCGCCTTGATCGCCGAGCGCCGCCCCGCGGCTGAGTATCGCCGGGTGGTCGAGGAGATGGGCTACCTGCCCCTGGTTCAAGACGGTCTGCAGAAAGCGGTGCAGGGGATGACCACGGTGCGGGAAGTGCTCAACGTGATCGTGGACGAGGGATAG
- a CDS encoding type II secretion system F family protein — protein sequence MALFRYQAVNGAGKTVRGQIEASDAAAAGSALRQQGLFPMRIDPVERRAGGLFGALGRRHAGTAAPEGAQGTLGGPGGREGGPGTPLNAAFRTGAVPEERRAPGREGPVSATRIARGAAAQAPAFPGADRALGAAAPFGGSGEPGTMEPGRMGPEQPVPGGAPAVRTVGGRTRSVFPGRSRDRSAGVRGVFGGVSGSPAGSEGTAKRTGAARFGLRLGEGRVKVQTLAVFCRQFATLVRAGVPAARSVEILAAQSENRTLKRTLEAVAAEVRQGTALQRAFAAHPSVFPALFIHMVGAGEFSGQLDLMLDRAALFYERERATRQKITSALMYPAVVLTIALGVSVFLLTSVIPTFAQTFAQQGVTLPLPTRITLGLSRFLTERWYLALALVAAVAGGAVVGARTAAGKEWIGRLSLGLPVFGGLNRKHAVAQFSRTFATLVRAAVPILDGLDLTKKVMGNVLYQAALTEAQEGLQAGRTMAETLGRHPRLFPPMVVQMIAVGEETGTLDDLLDKLADFYESDVQEMAARLGALLEPMMILFLAVIVGLIILSVYLPMFQMMNFVGS from the coding sequence ATGGCGCTGTTTCGGTATCAGGCGGTGAACGGAGCGGGCAAAACGGTGCGGGGACAGATCGAGGCGTCTGATGCGGCCGCAGCCGGCTCCGCTCTTCGGCAGCAAGGTCTCTTCCCCATGCGGATCGACCCGGTGGAGCGACGGGCCGGGGGTTTATTCGGGGCGTTGGGCCGCAGGCATGCGGGGACGGCCGCGCCGGAGGGAGCGCAGGGTACGTTGGGAGGGCCCGGGGGCCGGGAGGGAGGCCCGGGGACACCCCTGAACGCCGCCTTTCGCACGGGAGCCGTTCCCGAGGAGCGGCGGGCGCCGGGAAGGGAGGGGCCGGTTTCGGCGACGAGGATCGCCCGGGGCGCGGCCGCGCAGGCTCCGGCGTTCCCGGGAGCGGACCGGGCTCTGGGTGCGGCCGCACCGTTCGGAGGATCGGGGGAACCGGGGACCATGGAGCCGGGACGCATGGGACCGGAGCAGCCCGTGCCGGGCGGGGCACCGGCGGTGCGGACGGTCGGCGGGCGGACCCGGAGCGTCTTTCCCGGAAGGTCCCGGGATCGCTCCGCCGGGGTGCGGGGCGTTTTCGGCGGGGTCTCAGGGAGTCCGGCGGGATCGGAAGGGACTGCCAAGCGCACCGGGGCCGCGCGGTTCGGCTTGCGTCTCGGCGAGGGTCGGGTCAAGGTGCAGACGTTGGCGGTTTTCTGCCGGCAGTTCGCCACGCTGGTGCGGGCCGGCGTTCCGGCGGCTCGGTCGGTGGAAATCCTGGCGGCGCAGAGTGAAAATCGCACGCTGAAACGCACGTTGGAGGCCGTGGCGGCGGAGGTTCGCCAGGGAACGGCCCTGCAGCGGGCCTTCGCCGCGCATCCGTCGGTATTTCCGGCACTCTTCATTCACATGGTGGGGGCCGGGGAATTCTCCGGGCAACTGGATCTGATGTTGGACCGGGCCGCCTTATTTTACGAACGGGAACGGGCGACCCGGCAGAAGATCACATCGGCCCTGATGTACCCCGCGGTGGTGCTGACCATCGCCCTGGGGGTGTCGGTGTTTCTGCTCACCTCGGTGATCCCGACGTTTGCCCAAACGTTCGCCCAGCAGGGGGTTACCCTCCCGCTCCCCACCCGCATCACCCTCGGGCTCAGCCGTTTTCTCACCGAGCGGTGGTACCTGGCGTTGGCGCTGGTCGCGGCAGTGGCCGGTGGAGCGGTGGTCGGGGCCAGAACTGCGGCGGGCAAGGAGTGGATCGGGCGGCTGTCGTTGGGGCTGCCGGTGTTCGGAGGGCTGAACCGGAAACATGCCGTGGCGCAGTTCAGCCGAACCTTCGCCACCCTGGTTCGGGCGGCGGTGCCGATCCTCGACGGGCTGGACCTGACGAAAAAGGTGATGGGCAACGTGCTGTACCAGGCGGCATTGACCGAGGCCCAGGAGGGATTGCAAGCCGGGCGGACGATGGCCGAGACGCTGGGGCGCCATCCCCGGCTGTTTCCACCGATGGTGGTGCAGATGATCGCGGTCGGGGAGGAAACGGGAACACTGGATGATCTGTTGGATAAGCTGGCGGATTTTTACGAGTCGGACGTCCAGGAGATGGCCGCCAGGCTCGGCGCTCTGCTCGAACCGATGATGATTCTGTTTCTGGCGGTGATTGTGGGACTCATTATCTTATCCGTCTATCTGCCGATGTTCCAGATGATGAATTTTGTCGGTTCGTAG
- a CDS encoding type II secretion system protein, whose amino-acid sequence MVTQEIAPVRREEKEPARPQAVRRRRQGGFTLIEMLAVVVILAIVAGVGFVVVNNQIEKARENTDMANLRTIADAANRYIMDGNDPATLPGTSKKVDQNSVLIGAYLGAPPKDPWNSAYYSIDVQGNTITITSPHGGNNAQTLSVKF is encoded by the coding sequence ATGGTGACACAAGAAATCGCACCGGTGCGACGTGAGGAGAAGGAGCCGGCTCGGCCGCAGGCCGTCCGGCGACGGCGCCAAGGCGGGTTCACCCTCATCGAAATGCTGGCGGTGGTGGTGATCCTGGCCATCGTGGCCGGAGTGGGGTTTGTGGTGGTGAACAATCAGATTGAGAAGGCACGGGAGAACACGGATATGGCAAATCTGAGAACAATTGCTGACGCAGCAAATAGGTATATTATGGATGGCAATGATCCTGCGACTCTCCCTGGAACGAGCAAAAAAGTAGACCAGAATAGTGTACTTATTGGGGCATATCTTGGTGCTCCACCAAAGGATCCTTGGAACTCAGCCTATTATTCGATAGACGTTCAAGGCAACACAATCACTATTACAAGTCCACACGGTGGAAACAATGCCCAAACACTCAGTGTAAAGTTCTAG
- a CDS encoding prepilin peptidase, giving the protein MRPSVVIYAICMGLIIGSFLNVVAYRLPRGDSVVFPPSRCPRCGARIRPRDLIPVVSWVWLRGRCRDCGGTISWRYPAVEGLTALLWGLAAWWYGWSWETALGLVVISFLIALSTIDLEWKILPDELTYPLAIVVVGARLWMGPEPWWWYLGGAALGAGMLLTLYWLSPLLFGKEGMGLGDVKLMVGLGAFTGLTGTVITLFAASLAGLVVGLVLQRMDRLGEQRRIPFGPFLAGGALLSWLYGDALMKAYFGLFL; this is encoded by the coding sequence GTGCGTCCGTCGGTTGTGATTTACGCGATTTGTATGGGCCTCATCATCGGCTCATTTCTCAACGTCGTGGCCTACCGACTTCCCCGCGGGGATTCGGTGGTGTTCCCGCCGTCCCGCTGTCCCCGCTGCGGTGCCCGGATTCGCCCTCGGGATTTGATCCCGGTGGTGAGTTGGGTGTGGCTGCGGGGGCGGTGCCGGGACTGCGGCGGAACCATTTCTTGGCGGTACCCGGCGGTGGAAGGGCTGACCGCGCTGTTGTGGGGCTTGGCCGCCTGGTGGTACGGCTGGTCGTGGGAGACGGCGTTGGGGCTGGTGGTCATCAGCTTTTTGATCGCATTGTCGACCATTGATCTGGAGTGGAAGATTCTCCCGGACGAGCTGACCTATCCGTTGGCGATCGTGGTGGTCGGCGCTAGGTTGTGGATGGGACCGGAACCGTGGTGGTGGTATCTGGGCGGGGCGGCGCTGGGGGCAGGTATGCTGTTGACTTTGTACTGGTTGAGTCCGCTTCTTTTCGGCAAAGAAGGCATGGGGCTCGGGGATGTGAAGCTCATGGTCGGCCTGGGGGCGTTCACCGGCCTGACAGGTACAGTCATCACTTTGTTCGCGGCCTCGCTCGCAGGTCTTGTGGTTGGACTGGTCTTGCAGCGAATGGATCGCCTCGGGGAGCAGCGCCGGATTCCATTCGGTCCGTTTTTGGCCGGCGGGGCATTGTTATCGTGGCTGTACGGCGATGCCTTGATGAAAGCATATTTCGGCCTGTTTTTGTGA
- a CDS encoding type IV pilus modification PilV family protein yields the protein MRRTEGFTLVEALASLTIAAALLVGIMGYFTTAYVGIRQDGTRTRAVSQTEQAMEATRAWLMDQYAQGGRPGSGQVQPSDLASHGFNGSPGINTVVTYTYPQSGPPGWEITVTTTWQSRGQLQTYEVKSFFGEYDHAKSRAAQ from the coding sequence GTGCGACGTACGGAGGGATTTACCCTGGTGGAAGCTCTGGCGTCGCTCACCATCGCCGCGGCGCTACTTGTCGGAATCATGGGGTATTTCACGACAGCTTATGTGGGGATTCGGCAAGATGGGACCAGGACGCGGGCTGTCTCCCAAACGGAGCAAGCTATGGAAGCCACCCGGGCATGGCTGATGGACCAATATGCTCAAGGGGGTCGACCCGGTTCCGGGCAGGTCCAACCCAGCGACTTGGCGTCGCACGGCTTCAACGGGTCACCCGGCATAAACACCGTGGTGACGTATACGTACCCACAGAGTGGTCCGCCGGGCTGGGAGATCACGGTGACCACGACGTGGCAAAGCCGGGGTCAGTTGCAAACGTATGAGGTCAAGTCATTTTTCGGGGAGTATGACCATGCAAAATCGCGGGCGGCTCAGTAG